A stretch of Cicer arietinum cultivar CDC Frontier isolate Library 1 chromosome 5, Cicar.CDCFrontier_v2.0, whole genome shotgun sequence DNA encodes these proteins:
- the LOC101501073 gene encoding calcium-transporting ATPase 1 has translation MESYLNENFGDVKSKNSSEEALQRWRKLCWVVKNRKRRFRFTANLSKRFEAEAIRRSNQEKFRVAVLVSQAALQFIHGLTLSSEYNVPEEVKAAGFEICADEAGSIVDGRDVKKLKTHGGVEGITNKLNSCVNDGISTSEPLLNRRKEVYGINKFTESPVRGFWVFVWEALQDTTLMILAVCAFVSLVVGLIMEGWPKGAQDGIGIVASILLVVFVTATSDYRQSLQFKDLDKEKKKITVQVTRNGYRQKISIYDLLPGDIVHLNIGDQVPADGLFVSGFSVLINESSLTGESEPVDVSDLNPFLLSGTKVQDGSCKMLVTTVGMRTQWGKLMATLSEGGDDETPLQVKLNGVATIIGKIGLFFAVVTFSVLVQGLFSRKLQEGSQWTWSGDDAMEIVEFFAIAVTIVVVAVPEGLPLAVTLSLAFAMKKMMNDKALVRNLAACETMGSATTICSDKTGTLTTNHMTVVKACICGKIKEVKSSIDSSDFSCDLPDSAMAILLESIFNNTGGEVVKNENGKVEILGSPTESALLEFGLSLGGDFHQVRQVSKLVKVEPFNSIKKRMGVVLQLPDGGYRAHCKGASEIILSACDKVVDLNGEVVPLDEDSISHLNDTIEKFASEALRTLCLAYVDIHDDFLVGNRIPISGYTCIGIVGIKDPVRPGVRESVAICRSAGITVRMVTGDNINTAKAIARECGILTDGIAIEGPEFREKSEEELLDIIPKIQVMARSSPMDKHTLVKLLRTTFEEVVSVTGDGTNDAPALHEADIGLAMGIAGTEVAKESADVIILDDNFSTIVTVAKWGRSVYINIQKFVQFQLTVNVVALIVNFTSACLTGNAPLTAVQLLWVNMIMDTLGALALATEPPNDELMKRPPVGRKGNFISNVMWRNILGQSIYQFVIIWLLQTRGKAAFHLDGSDCDLILNTLIFNSFVFCQVFNEISSRDMERINVFEGILQNYVFTAVLACTTIFQIVIVEFLGTYANTSPLSLKLWFVSVFLGVLGMPIGAALKMIPVGSA, from the exons ATGGAGAGTTACCTGAACGAGAATTTCGGTGATGTGAAGTCGAAAAACTCATCGGAAGAAGCGCTTCAGAGATGGAGGAAGCTTTGTTGGGTTGTTAAGAATCGTAAGAGAAGGTTTCGATTTACTGCTAATCTCTCCAAACGATTTGAAGCTGAAGCTATAAGACGCTCCAATCAG GAGAAATTCAGAGTTGCAGTGTTGGTTTCACAAGCTGCACTTCAGTTTATTCATG GCCTAACTTTGTCAAGTGAGTACAATGTACCGGAGGAAGTTAAAGCTGCAGGTTTTGAAATTTGTGCTGATGAGGCTGGATCAATTGTTGATGGACGTGATGTGAAGAAGTTGAAAACTCATGGTGGGGTTGAGGGTATCACAAACAAACTCAATTCCTGTGTCAATGATGGGATTTCAACATCCGAGCCTTTACTGAATCGGAGAAAAGAAGTTTATGGAATTAATAAATTCACTGAAAGTCCAGTCCGGGGATTTTGGGTTTTTGTATGGGAAGCACTTCAAGATACAACACTTATGATACTCGCGGTCTGTGCTTTTGTATCTTTAGTGGTGGGTTTAATAATGGAAGGGTGGCCTAAGGGTGCACAGGATGGGATTGGTATTGTTGCTAGCATATTGCTTGTAGTGTTTGTTACTGCTACTAGTGATTACAGACAATCATTGCAGTTTAAGGATctagacaaagagaagaaaaaaattacagtTCAGGTCACACGAAATGGATATAGACAGAAAATTTCAATATATGATCTACTTCCTGGTGATATTGTTCATCTTAATATTGGAGATCAAGTCCCTGCTGATGGGCTTTTTGTGTCCGGTTTCTCTGTGTTGATAAATGAATCAAGTTTGACAGGAGAAAGTGAACCAGTGGATGTGAGTGACCTTAATCCTTTTCTTCTATCTGGAACCAAAGTCCAGGATGGATCATGCAAGATGCTTGTGACTACTGTTGGAATGAGAACCCAGTGGGGTAAACTGATGGCTACTCTAAGTGAAGGGGGAGATGATGAAACTCCCTTGCAGGTAAAACTCAATGGTGTGGCTACCATTATTGGGAAAATAGGCCTCTTTTTCGCTGTTGTGACTTTCTCTGTGCTGGTCCAAGGGCTATTTAGCCGCAAGCTGCAAGAAGGTTCGCAATGGACATGGTCTGGTGATGATGCTATGGAAATCGTGGAATTCTTTGCTATTGCCGTTacaattgttgttgttgctgttcCTGAAGGTTTACCTTTAGCTGTGACTTTGAGCCTTGCTTTTGCCATGAAAAAGATGATGAATGATAAGGCACTTGTCCGCAATTTGGCTGCTTGTGAGACGATGGGATCTGCCACTACTATCTGCAGTGATAAAACTGGCACATTAACTACGAACCATATGACTGTTGTAAAAGCTTGCATATGTGGGAAGATCAAAGAGGTAAAGAGCTCTATAGACTCTTCTGATTTCTCATGTGATCTTCCTGATTCTGCTATGGCAATTCTACTTGAATCAATATTCAACAACACTGGAGGAGAAGTtgtcaaaaatgaaaatgggaaggTTGAGATTCTGGGATCACCAACTGAGTCTGCCCTCTTGGAATTTGGGCTATCACTTGGTGGTGATTTCCACCAAGTACGACAAGTATCAAAACTTGTTAAAGTTGAACCATTTAACTCTATAAAGAAGCGCATGGGGGTAGTTCTACAGCTTCCAGATGGTGGTTACAGAGCACACTGCAAGGGCGCTTCTGAAATAATTCTATCTGCATGTGACAAAGTTGTTGACTTAAATGGTGAGGTTGTTCCACTTGATGAAGACTCCATCAGTCACTTGAACGatacaattgaaaaatttgCCAGCGAAGCTCTCAGGACCCTTTGCCTTGCTTATGTGGATATTCATGATGATTTTTTAGTTGGAAATCGTATTCCTATTAGTGGTTACACTTGTATAGGAATAGTGGGTATTAAAGATCCAGTCCGTCCTGGTGTTCGAGAGTCTGTAGCCATTTGTAGGTCGGCCGGTATTACTGTTAGGATGGTTACCGGAGACAACATAAATACTGCAAAGGCAATTGCTAGAGAATGTGGAATTTTAACAGATGGTATAGCAATTGAAGGCCCTGAATTCCGTGAGAAGAGTGAGGAGGAATTGCTTGATATCATTCCAAAAATTCAG GTAATGGCTCGATCTTCACCCATGGATAAGCATACGCTAGTGAAACTCTTGAGGACAACATTTGAAGAGGTTGTTTCAGTTACTGGTGATGGTACAAATGATGCTCCAGCACTTCATGAAGCAGATATTGGACTTGCAATGGGCATCGCTGGAACTGAG GTAGCAAAAGAAAGTGCCGATGTAATAATACTAGATGATAACTTTTCAACTATTGTGACGGTGGCCAAATGGGGCCGTTCGGTCTACATAAACATACAGAAGTTTGTGCAGTTCCAGCTAACTGTAAATGTGGTTGCTTTGATTGTCAACTTCACTTCTGCCTGTTTGACCG GAAATGCTCCCCTTACTGCGGTTCAACTTCTATGGGTCAACATGATTATGGACACTCTTGGAGCACTTGCACTTGCCACTGAACCTCCTAATGATGAGTTGATGAAAAGACCTCCAGTCGGTAGGAAAGGAAACTTTATCAGTAATGTGATGTGGAGGAATATCTTGGGGCAATCAATATATCAATTTGTCATAATCTGGCTACTCCAGACAAGAGGAAAAGCAGCTTTTCATCTTGACGGCTCGGATTGTGATCTGATATTAAATACACTCATTTTCAATTCATTTGTATTCTGTCAG GTTTTCAATGAGATCAGTTCTAGGGATATGGAGAGGATAAATGTTTTTGAAGGTATACTGCAGAATTATGTGTTCACAGCTGTCCTCGCCTGCACCACCATCTTCCAAATTGTAATAGTTGAATTCTTGGGCACCTATGCCAACACATCTCCGCTTAG